The Virgibacillus dokdonensis genome includes a window with the following:
- a CDS encoding ABC transporter permease, giving the protein MRNSLKVAKWEIKRNLRNKTFIIGMFLTPLFIIGFMFLGELIGGDDEETEMKTVFIHDELGVFSEIEQTVAASNISWQVMQTDVTEEEAKKEVENTEQTAYLFIDEESLIKGTIPAYTSEEMDASFINQAQILSSPIQAWQLKELGLSNEQLAVVSRGIQIADVSASNETDTKDANKAAEESEIASLERIVPGAFAGFIMLSIVFTGMAIFQSASQEKKDKIAEIILSSLTPNDLMQGKIIGYFVLGIVQSFVSLVIVLPVLSWRLDIAFLDYLFVPELALYLMIAILGYLLFASIFVGVGATMTDMTTAGNFQGMVMMLPFLPFIFIGPVLSDPSGFMAQLGTYIPFTAPGVLLLRLSNLEEWPWLEIIISLAILIISIWIFVRLAGKIFKVGILMYGKNATPGEIWKWIRM; this is encoded by the coding sequence ATGCGTAATTCATTGAAAGTGGCTAAATGGGAGATCAAACGAAACCTCCGCAACAAGACCTTTATTATTGGAATGTTTTTAACGCCCCTCTTCATTATTGGATTTATGTTCTTAGGCGAACTGATTGGCGGTGACGATGAAGAAACAGAGATGAAGACCGTATTTATTCATGATGAGCTAGGAGTTTTTTCTGAAATAGAGCAGACAGTTGCAGCAAGTAATATATCCTGGCAAGTCATGCAAACGGATGTAACGGAAGAAGAAGCCAAAAAGGAAGTTGAAAATACGGAACAGACAGCCTACTTATTTATCGACGAGGAAAGTTTAATAAAAGGAACTATCCCTGCTTACACTTCGGAGGAAATGGATGCCTCTTTTATTAATCAAGCCCAAATATTATCCTCCCCTATTCAAGCGTGGCAATTAAAGGAACTTGGCTTGTCCAATGAACAGTTAGCGGTTGTCTCCCGTGGTATTCAGATAGCAGACGTTTCAGCTAGTAATGAAACCGATACAAAAGATGCCAATAAAGCAGCTGAAGAATCTGAAATAGCTTCATTAGAGCGCATTGTACCTGGGGCATTTGCTGGTTTTATTATGTTATCCATCGTATTTACTGGTATGGCAATTTTTCAAAGCGCTTCACAAGAGAAAAAAGATAAAATTGCGGAAATTATTTTATCCTCACTCACACCGAATGATCTCATGCAAGGAAAAATTATTGGCTATTTTGTTTTAGGCATTGTACAATCTTTTGTCTCTTTGGTCATCGTCCTTCCTGTTTTATCATGGCGATTGGACATTGCGTTTTTAGATTATTTGTTCGTTCCAGAATTAGCTTTATATCTCATGATTGCCATTTTAGGCTATCTATTGTTTGCTTCTATCTTTGTCGGCGTCGGCGCAACGATGACCGATATGACGACAGCAGGAAATTTTCAAGGTATGGTGATGATGCTTCCGTTTTTACCGTTTATCTTTATCGGACCTGTTCTTAGTGATCCAAGTGGATTCATGGCTCAACTTGGTACGTACATTCCTTTCACGGCGCCAGGTGTTCTCTTACTTCGCCTAAGCAACTTAGAAGAATGGCCCTGGCTCGAAATTATCATTTCACTCGCTATTTTAATCATTAGTATTTGGATTTTCGTAAGACTTGCTGGAAAAATCTTTAAAGTAGGCATATTAATGTACGGTAAAAATGCTACTCCAGGAGAGATTTGGAAATGGATAAGAATGTAA
- a CDS encoding DUF4306 domain-containing protein produces the protein MKKTVILFLIVLFISVYTCFLTYWSGSYVVLDPNWQEQTVLTPESVQDPRDIYVIDKWIYAFKMYPVRSITFLLSASGVIGFCTYFVRKFIRKRKNGNTLF, from the coding sequence ATGAAAAAGACGGTCATTCTTTTTTTAATAGTACTTTTTATATCCGTATATACTTGTTTCCTAACATATTGGTCTGGGTCTTATGTAGTTCTAGATCCAAATTGGCAGGAACAAACTGTTTTAACCCCAGAATCTGTACAAGACCCACGTGATATTTATGTTATTGATAAATGGATATATGCTTTTAAAATGTATCCAGTTAGAAGTATTACATTTTTGTTGTCTGCTTCTGGTGTAATTGGTTTTTGTACGTATTTCGTTCGCAAATTTATACGTAAGCGCAAAAATGGTAATACGTTATTTTAA
- a CDS encoding GntR family transcriptional regulator produces MELPIHLSKTSREPIYHQIENQMKTLIASGQLTKGLPLPSIRSLAKDLETSVITIRRAYQNLEYQGFIQTTQGKGTFVADIDHDMKQQMKVDEVYQAIEAAVEIAFKYDYTAEQLKKMCLEIIHKKGGNQT; encoded by the coding sequence GTGGAATTACCTATTCATCTTTCCAAAACATCTCGAGAACCAATTTATCATCAAATCGAAAACCAAATGAAAACGCTCATTGCTAGCGGACAACTTACAAAAGGATTACCACTTCCATCCATTCGTTCGCTGGCAAAAGACTTAGAGACGAGCGTCATTACGATTCGTCGTGCATATCAAAATTTAGAATATCAAGGCTTTATTCAAACAACGCAAGGAAAAGGGACATTTGTTGCTGACATAGACCATGATATGAAGCAGCAAATGAAAGTTGATGAAGTATACCAAGCAATTGAAGCAGCTGTTGAAATTGCATTTAAATATGATTATACAGCCGAACAACTAAAAAAAATGTGCTTAGAAATCATTCATAAAAAAGGAGGAAACCAAACATGA
- a CDS encoding ABC transporter ATP-binding protein: MSAILTVENLNKAFKDKQVIDNISFDVHQGEIMAILGPNGAGKSTTIRNIMGILYPDAGRITFSNYTNNSIPRHKIGYLPEERGLYKNVKVMDILLYLAELKDYPLDQAKQRALDYLKKFDLEGKEKVNVDELSKGMGQKVQFIASILHEPELLILDEPFSGLDPVSQELFKQEIRQLANNGTAILLSSHQMNLVEEMADRLFLIHRGKKVIYGHMDEVKKEFANFKCTIHGTNKKEELEQLPHVQRVEQENAHSIVYLYKDIDPVQWLKQLPATLDVQELRLDRISLHEIFIDIATGKQLMQEVGEAYA, encoded by the coding sequence TTGAGCGCAATTTTAACAGTTGAAAATTTAAACAAAGCTTTTAAAGACAAACAAGTCATCGACAATATTTCTTTTGACGTACACCAAGGTGAAATCATGGCTATTCTCGGACCGAATGGTGCTGGAAAATCAACTACGATTCGTAACATTATGGGTATTTTATATCCTGATGCAGGAAGGATTACCTTTTCCAATTATACAAACAACTCGATACCACGGCATAAAATCGGTTACTTACCAGAGGAGCGTGGGTTATATAAAAATGTCAAAGTAATGGATATTTTACTCTATTTAGCTGAATTAAAAGACTACCCGCTAGATCAAGCAAAACAACGAGCTTTAGATTATTTAAAGAAGTTTGACTTAGAAGGGAAGGAAAAAGTGAATGTCGATGAGCTTTCTAAAGGGATGGGACAAAAGGTGCAATTTATTGCGTCCATTCTTCACGAGCCCGAATTACTCATTCTTGATGAGCCATTTTCTGGGTTAGATCCTGTAAGCCAAGAATTATTTAAACAGGAAATTCGTCAGCTTGCCAATAACGGCACAGCTATCCTACTGTCCTCTCATCAAATGAATCTTGTCGAAGAAATGGCAGATCGCCTATTTTTGATACATCGGGGGAAAAAAGTAATTTATGGACATATGGATGAAGTAAAAAAAGAGTTTGCCAACTTTAAATGCACGATTCATGGTACAAATAAAAAAGAAGAACTTGAACAGTTGCCACATGTACAACGCGTAGAACAAGAAAATGCGCATAGTATTGTCTACTTATATAAAGATATTGATCCAGTGCAATGGCTCAAGCAGCTTCCTGCTACATTGGATGTGCAAGAGCTACGGTTAGATCGCATTTCACTACATGAAATTTTTATTGATATTGCAACAGGTAAACAGCTCATGCAGGAAGTCGGTGAAGCATATGCGTAA
- a CDS encoding DoxX family protein, which translates to MNKREMVHVIMNFIQRSSIAAGILALIRIYIGYEWVVAGYGKITGGQFDASGYLQGAIASAGGEHPAVQGWWAVFLEKVALPNADIFTFLVMWGELLVGIALILGIFTNFSALMGITMNFAFLFSGTVSTNAQMVLLTVFLLVAGYNAGKFGLDRWVIPYVKGVFTKKERESLKVA; encoded by the coding sequence ATGAACAAAAGGGAGATGGTACACGTGATCATGAATTTTATCCAAAGAAGTAGTATAGCCGCAGGTATTTTAGCACTTATTCGTATTTATATTGGTTATGAATGGGTTGTTGCTGGTTATGGTAAAATTACGGGCGGTCAATTTGACGCTTCTGGATATTTACAAGGGGCGATTGCAAGTGCTGGAGGAGAGCATCCGGCAGTACAAGGCTGGTGGGCAGTATTTTTAGAAAAAGTAGCCTTGCCGAATGCAGACATATTTACTTTCCTCGTTATGTGGGGGGAATTGTTAGTTGGTATCGCACTTATATTAGGCATATTCACCAACTTTTCAGCATTGATGGGTATTACAATGAACTTCGCTTTCTTGTTTAGCGGCACAGTTAGTACAAATGCGCAAATGGTATTACTTACGGTATTCTTGTTAGTTGCTGGTTACAATGCTGGAAAATTTGGTTTAGATAGATGGGTTATTCCATATGTAAAAGGTGTTTTTACTAAAAAAGAAAGAGAAAGTCTAAAGGTTGCTTAA
- a CDS encoding nucleoside triphosphate pyrophosphohydrolase — MPKFHKLVRDKIPEIIASKGQKAITTTLHTEEYLVELKKKVLEEWDEYLQAEDDVSALEELADLLEVIHALAKTHGASLQTVETLRKKKSEEREVLIGVCFYTVEKMTFRIISLRKIIIRPNRAEGRLCFFSQ, encoded by the coding sequence ATGCCAAAATTTCATAAACTTGTTCGTGATAAAATTCCAGAAATAATTGCGAGCAAGGGGCAAAAGGCAATTACAACAACACTTCATACAGAAGAATACCTGGTTGAATTAAAGAAAAAAGTGCTAGAAGAATGGGATGAATATTTACAGGCTGAGGATGATGTTTCAGCGCTAGAGGAATTAGCTGATCTTTTAGAAGTCATTCACGCATTAGCAAAAACGCATGGAGCGTCGCTGCAAACAGTCGAAACTTTGCGTAAGAAGAAGAGTGAAGAGAGAGAGGTTTTGATAGGCGTGTGTTTTTACACTGTAGAAAAGATGACATTTAGAATTATTAGTTTAAGAAAAATTATAATAAGACCCAATAGGGCTGAAGGCAGACTATGTTTCTTTTCACAATAA
- a CDS encoding PH domain-containing protein: MGLFDGMMGNASEMDTKKAEEEISDLLSTGENVEHAYKLIRDMMLFTNKRLILLDKQGVTGKKMEYHSIPYKNITHFSIETAGTFDLDAELKLWVSGSSEPIQKTFNKQLNIYNVQSVLANYVCN, translated from the coding sequence ATGGGATTGTTTGATGGTATGATGGGTAATGCATCGGAAATGGACACAAAGAAAGCAGAGGAAGAAATAAGTGATCTATTATCTACAGGAGAGAATGTGGAGCACGCATACAAACTGATCCGCGACATGATGTTATTTACCAATAAACGACTAATTCTTCTTGATAAGCAAGGTGTTACTGGAAAGAAAATGGAATACCATTCTATTCCTTACAAAAACATTACGCACTTCTCCATTGAAACAGCTGGAACATTTGATTTAGATGCAGAACTTAAGCTATGGGTTTCTGGTAGCTCTGAACCGATTCAAAAAACATTCAATAAGCAACTCAATATTTATAACGTACAGTCCGTTTTAGCTAATTATGTATGTAACTAA
- a CDS encoding ATP-binding cassette domain-containing protein, producing MTSLFKIMDVEKNIDTLHLGPIHLMIEPGTITTMVGANGAGKSTLFKLIMNLVKRNTGSIQLLDIETNGSDESWKQHITYQAQTIIGWEPFTGIKLKDFISSLYPHWNEALFQKMVDLLQIPLDEQFAKLSQGNQQKLQLALALPRNTPLLLLDEPTSFLDIPAKQKLMDLLVEWMEQGDRAIFMASHQSADIMKLSDYIVVLKNGKLLNKFEKESLIHRHRRYWIGEHLPEEGIPGEIDRSTRYLVSNAPEQTEAFLQQEQINWTQQESLDLEEILTLLIERR from the coding sequence ATGACATCGCTTTTCAAGATAATGGATGTAGAAAAAAACATAGACACCTTACACCTAGGACCGATTCACTTAATGATAGAGCCTGGAACGATAACAACAATGGTTGGAGCGAACGGGGCTGGAAAAAGCACACTATTTAAACTCATTATGAATTTAGTGAAACGTAATACAGGTAGCATTCAACTATTGGATATAGAAACAAACGGTTCCGATGAAAGCTGGAAACAACATATTACGTACCAAGCACAAACCATCATTGGTTGGGAACCTTTCACTGGAATCAAATTAAAAGACTTTATTTCCTCTCTATATCCGCATTGGAATGAAGCGCTATTTCAGAAGATGGTAGATTTATTGCAAATTCCATTAGATGAACAATTTGCAAAACTATCCCAAGGAAACCAACAAAAACTCCAGCTAGCACTTGCTTTACCAAGAAATACACCATTGTTGCTTCTTGATGAACCCACTTCTTTCTTGGATATTCCGGCAAAGCAGAAGCTAATGGATTTACTTGTAGAATGGATGGAGCAAGGAGACCGCGCTATCTTCATGGCGAGTCATCAATCCGCTGACATTATGAAACTTTCTGATTATATAGTCGTATTAAAGAATGGAAAGCTGTTGAACAAATTTGAAAAAGAATCACTAATTCATAGACACCGCCGATATTGGATTGGCGAACATCTTCCAGAGGAAGGTATTCCAGGGGAGATCGATCGCTCAACACGCTATCTTGTCTCAAACGCTCCAGAACAGACGGAAGCCTTCTTACAACAAGAACAAATCAATTGGACACAGCAGGAATCTCTAGATTTGGAAGAAATCCTTACACTGCTTATAGAAAGGAGATAA